One Streptomyces sp. R28 DNA window includes the following coding sequences:
- a CDS encoding cellulose binding domain-containing protein has product MPTRPDAEQPDEGPALEPIRVLRPRRTDALAELFKELEQDRNGYEAVTVPGALPGAEDATQELPPVAADTRTAPRGRGARPGPDVSGPGFRRAAVAVAVTAAAVIGFGGALLVSARGDGAAARDPAPSAPTAPSVVPSGTAPGAPGAGDAGDPPACTASFRTVNSWQGGYQGEVTVTNAPASSVSGWTATVVPADGARLTQVWDGTLTTTRDGTATVANASWNGRLEPGASVKFGFLADASASTGAPSATVTCAATNDAS; this is encoded by the coding sequence GTGCCCACACGGCCCGACGCCGAGCAGCCCGACGAAGGGCCGGCCCTGGAACCGATCCGCGTCCTGCGGCCACGCCGCACCGACGCCCTGGCGGAGCTGTTCAAGGAGTTGGAGCAGGACCGCAACGGCTACGAGGCCGTGACCGTCCCCGGGGCCCTGCCCGGTGCCGAGGACGCGACACAGGAACTCCCGCCCGTCGCAGCGGACACGAGGACCGCACCGCGCGGCCGCGGCGCCCGCCCCGGTCCGGACGTATCCGGACCCGGATTTCGTCGCGCAGCCGTCGCGGTCGCCGTGACGGCTGCGGCGGTCATCGGTTTCGGTGGCGCTCTGCTGGTCTCCGCCCGCGGCGACGGCGCCGCGGCCCGCGATCCGGCTCCGTCCGCGCCCACCGCCCCGTCGGTCGTGCCCAGCGGGACCGCCCCGGGCGCGCCCGGCGCCGGTGACGCCGGCGACCCTCCCGCCTGCACCGCGTCCTTCCGGACCGTGAACAGCTGGCAGGGCGGCTATCAGGGCGAGGTGACGGTGACCAACGCGCCGGCCTCCTCCGTCTCCGGCTGGACCGCGACGGTCGTACCGGCCGACGGGGCCCGCCTGACCCAGGTCTGGGACGGCACGCTCACCACGACCCGGGACGGCACGGCCACGGTCGCCAACGCGTCATGGAACGGGAGACTGGAGCCCGGTGCGAGCGTCAAGTTCGGGTTCCTCGCCGACGCCTCGGCCTCGACCGGTGCCCCGTCGGCGACGGTCACCTGCGCGGCGACGAACGACGCGTCCTGA
- a CDS encoding MurR/RpiR family transcriptional regulator — protein sequence MPSPQQARAQASAITSGKSTPEVEASPTSQLRTLFDHPRLSPGQRRIAQYLIEHITEAAFLSITDLAERVGVSQPSVTRFAAAVGFSGYPALREKLQSIALGSLARGPEAAEENGANELQSAVDAEIENLENLRRDFADPDQVIDIGRKLSQSTPLTILGLRISASLAEYFAYAARRIHPDVRLVTRGGSVAYDSLLQSREAGGTWVLAFSMPRHAQETLTAVRVARSAGLKVALVTDLALGPVADTADVVFATGTGSRLVFDSYAAPGVMASALLQAMTDADPERTQARLEDYEHISEQHQFFLRD from the coding sequence CTGCCATCGCCGCAGCAGGCGCGTGCACAGGCATCCGCGATCACCTCGGGAAAGAGCACTCCGGAAGTGGAGGCGTCCCCGACTTCCCAGCTCAGGACACTCTTCGACCATCCTCGGCTCTCCCCGGGGCAGCGGCGCATCGCCCAGTACCTGATCGAGCACATCACCGAGGCCGCGTTCCTTTCGATCACCGATCTGGCCGAACGGGTGGGCGTGAGTCAGCCCTCGGTGACGCGTTTCGCCGCGGCGGTCGGCTTCAGCGGTTACCCCGCGCTACGGGAGAAGCTCCAGTCGATCGCCCTGGGCTCCCTCGCCAGGGGCCCCGAGGCCGCCGAGGAGAACGGCGCCAACGAACTGCAGTCCGCGGTGGACGCCGAGATCGAGAACCTGGAGAACCTGCGGCGCGACTTCGCCGACCCCGACCAGGTGATCGACATCGGCCGCAAACTGTCGCAGTCGACCCCCCTGACCATCCTCGGACTGCGCATCTCGGCGTCTCTCGCTGAGTACTTCGCCTACGCGGCCCGCCGCATCCACCCGGACGTGCGGCTGGTGACCCGGGGCGGCAGCGTCGCCTACGACTCGCTGCTCCAGTCGCGTGAGGCCGGCGGCACCTGGGTGTTGGCGTTCTCCATGCCCCGGCACGCCCAGGAGACGCTCACCGCCGTACGGGTCGCGCGCAGCGCCGGGCTGAAAGTCGCCCTGGTCACCGACCTGGCGCTCGGGCCGGTGGCCGACACGGCCGACGTCGTCTTCGCCACCGGCACCGGCTCCCGGCTGGTCTTCGACTCCTACGCCGCGCCCGGCGTGATGGCCTCCGCGCTGCTGCAGGCCATGACCGACGCCGACCCGGAGAGGACGCAGGCGCGGCTCGAGGACTACGAGCACATCTCCGAACAGCACCAGTTCTTCCTCCGGGACTGA
- a CDS encoding N-acetylglucosamine kinase produces MQDFTPLVVGIDVGGTKTHLRAYVGTEPVADHVRTSSGWRPHDPVAATGWLAVLVADALPQGARPAALAVGGHACETPRQCAQIRTALQLHFDAPALVVGDAELLVPAAGLDKGVGLVAGTGSVAVGRLADGTSLQVGGWGAVLGDEGGAAGLVREAARAVWAAHDRGEEPDELARGLLASFDVSEVPALGAALESATDVSAQWGRHAPVVFAAAEAGSPLARTLITEAGRELAALVQRLAARGVVVDDVVVAGSTVLAQASLYGAFATALARSVPGARPQPLRAPPVEGAVALARSIL; encoded by the coding sequence GTGCAGGACTTCACGCCTCTCGTGGTCGGTATCGACGTGGGTGGCACCAAGACACATCTGCGTGCCTACGTCGGCACGGAGCCGGTCGCCGACCACGTCCGCACGAGCAGCGGCTGGCGGCCGCACGACCCCGTGGCCGCCACCGGCTGGCTGGCCGTGCTGGTCGCCGACGCGCTGCCGCAGGGCGCGCGCCCAGCGGCCCTCGCCGTGGGCGGCCACGCCTGCGAGACTCCGCGCCAGTGCGCCCAGATACGTACCGCCCTGCAACTGCACTTCGACGCACCCGCGCTGGTCGTGGGCGACGCCGAACTGCTCGTGCCCGCTGCGGGCCTGGACAAGGGGGTCGGCCTGGTGGCCGGCACCGGTTCCGTCGCGGTGGGCCGGCTCGCCGACGGTACTTCCCTCCAGGTCGGCGGCTGGGGTGCGGTGCTCGGCGACGAGGGCGGCGCGGCCGGTCTGGTCCGCGAGGCCGCCCGGGCGGTATGGGCGGCGCACGACCGCGGGGAGGAACCCGACGAACTGGCCCGGGGTCTGCTCGCATCCTTCGACGTCTCCGAAGTGCCGGCGCTCGGCGCCGCCCTGGAGAGCGCCACGGACGTCTCCGCACAATGGGGCCGGCATGCGCCGGTCGTGTTCGCGGCCGCCGAGGCGGGCTCGCCGCTCGCCCGTACGCTGATCACCGAGGCCGGCCGTGAGCTGGCGGCGCTCGTGCAGCGGCTCGCCGCGCGCGGGGTCGTGGTGGACGACGTGGTGGTCGCCGGCAGCACCGTCCTCGCCCAGGCCTCGCTGTACGGCGCGTTCGCCACAGCGCTCGCCCGGTCCGTGCCCGGAGCACGCCCGCAGCCGCTGCGCGCACCGCCGGTGGAGGGTGCCGTGGCGCTGGCCCGTTCGATCCTGTGA
- a CDS encoding ArnT family glycosyltransferase, with protein sequence MAVAMVTTAVQQTPTIDEPVYVGTAADYLHEHRLRYNPEHPPLGKLVIAVGVGLADPHVDGSFTGDQGRLGRHLLYESGNDPWHLMRFARLPVIVLTLLFGLIVFAFARELVGVVGGLLALGLYAFSPDVIAHGSLATLDVPAAGFVLTSAWLLWRARRRPRLFVPAGGVALGAALATKMSTLAAVPVLLGLAALSVWRAARPASEPTTSEPTTSEPTTSEPIRRRLARALAGAGVVALAAVAVVWASYLVVDPRLRWSPPQPVPDVHGLRGLVVDLLPFPQAYRDGMRVQFAFENYPWEGFLFGRLYTGSLWYYLPAALLVKTPLGMLALWAAGAVAVVAVRRLRPAAPYLLVPTAVLLAAAMTGSRDFGTRYAVFVPMFLAVAAGCVLAVRWRWAPVAVGALALFVAVSSVRTYPYYLPYSNEAFGGPERTHLRLHDSNVDWGQDLGRLADRLRERYRGERIWLVYKGSGVPSFYGIRAADPRKVPAREVRGLLVVSDSSVAKATGRLAELIDRSRPIDTVGNSITIYRR encoded by the coding sequence ATGGCCGTCGCGATGGTGACGACCGCTGTGCAGCAGACGCCGACGATCGACGAGCCCGTGTACGTGGGTACGGCGGCCGACTACCTCCATGAGCACCGCCTGCGCTACAACCCCGAGCATCCGCCGCTGGGGAAGCTGGTCATCGCCGTCGGAGTGGGGTTGGCCGACCCGCATGTCGACGGGTCCTTCACCGGTGATCAGGGCCGGCTGGGGCGGCATCTGCTGTACGAGTCCGGGAACGATCCGTGGCACCTGATGCGGTTCGCCCGACTGCCCGTGATCGTTTTGACGCTTCTGTTCGGATTGATCGTCTTCGCTTTCGCCCGCGAACTCGTGGGCGTGGTGGGCGGTTTGCTCGCACTCGGTCTGTACGCCTTCTCCCCCGACGTCATCGCGCACGGCTCGCTGGCCACGTTGGACGTGCCCGCGGCCGGGTTTGTGCTGACGTCTGCGTGGCTGCTGTGGCGGGCCCGTCGACGGCCTCGTCTGTTCGTGCCGGCGGGCGGAGTGGCGCTGGGTGCGGCGCTGGCCACCAAGATGAGCACGCTGGCGGCGGTTCCGGTGCTGTTGGGGCTCGCCGCGCTGTCAGTCTGGCGCGCGGCGCGGCCGGCTTCGGAGCCGACGACCTCGGAGCCGACGACCTCGGAGCCGACGACCTCGGAGCCGATCCGCAGGAGGCTCGCGCGGGCGCTCGCGGGCGCGGGCGTCGTGGCGTTGGCCGCGGTCGCCGTCGTATGGGCCTCGTATCTGGTGGTCGACCCACGGTTGCGCTGGTCGCCCCCGCAGCCGGTGCCCGACGTGCACGGACTGCGGGGGCTGGTCGTCGATCTGCTGCCGTTCCCGCAGGCGTACCGGGACGGGATGCGCGTCCAGTTCGCCTTCGAGAACTACCCGTGGGAGGGCTTCCTGTTCGGGCGGCTCTACACCGGGTCGCTCTGGTACTACCTGCCGGCCGCGCTGCTGGTGAAGACGCCGCTCGGCATGCTCGCCCTGTGGGCGGCGGGTGCCGTCGCGGTCGTGGCGGTACGCCGGCTGCGGCCCGCGGCGCCATATCTGCTCGTCCCCACCGCCGTACTCCTGGCCGCCGCGATGACCGGCTCGCGGGATTTCGGCACGCGCTACGCCGTGTTCGTGCCGATGTTCCTGGCGGTGGCGGCGGGCTGTGTGCTCGCGGTGCGGTGGCGGTGGGCGCCGGTCGCGGTGGGGGCGCTGGCGCTGTTCGTCGCGGTCAGCTCGGTGCGGACGTACCCCTACTATCTGCCGTACTCCAACGAGGCGTTCGGCGGTCCGGAGAGGACTCATCTGCGGTTGCACGACTCCAACGTGGACTGGGGCCAGGACCTCGGCAGGCTCGCGGACCGGCTGCGCGAGCGGTACCGGGGTGAGCGGATCTGGCTCGTGTACAAGGGCAGCGGGGTGCCGTCCTTCTACGGCATCCGCGCCGCCGATCCACGCAAGGTGCCCGCCCGCGAAGTGCGCGGGCTGCTGGTCGTGTCGGACTCCTCGGTGGCCAAGGCGACCGGGCGGCTGGCCGAATTGATCGACAGAAGTCGTCCGATCGATACGGTCGGTAATTCGATCACGATCTATCGCCGGTGA
- a CDS encoding polysaccharide lyase 8 family protein, with amino-acid sequence MTTRWSRRGFLAASTGTAVALGLSVRASASPPSAVTAAEADEFATLRQKWRTLLLGEGFSPTSEPFKSRLAELGSTASQLQSSMAPAAGSLWPDLVYADPEPDTDQESYGYSGNMNASYNRISTLAQAYSQQGTGLTGDTGLRDAILTGLDHLHFEVYNASQTRYGNWYSWQIGAPQALLDVCVLMYDQLSAEQIADHVAAVDHFVPDSAVAGYSGTSTGANRVALCRVLALRGIVGANSAKVALARDALSPVFPYVTGGDGLYADGSFVQHTTVPYTGSYGSVLLGGLGMLFALLAGSSWEVTDANRQIVFDAVEKAWAPFLYNGLVMDGVSGRAISRGLSASDTKQIQQDDHLRGHPILASIVLLGQGASATENARWRGLVKGWLQRDYYSPPMSNRSIGLTGLARLKSVLDDTSITSVAEPTGHRLFTNMARATHRRPGWAASLSMADRRITYYETGNGENLRGWHTGSGMLYWWGDTFGNGQYSDAFWPTVDPYRLPGTTVSRKVLADAAGGDWGASLPDVNWVGGATDGQRAAVGQYLKGLQSTLLAKKSWFFLDDTVVCLGAGIRCTDGTAVESTIENRNLGPTGATPFVVDGTTKPATYPWSATLRGAAWAHIGGHGGYVFPGGASVKALRDARDGRWSDINKGGSTTVLNRKYLTMYVDHGTDPTDNTYAYLLMPGATAAQTQARAAATTWLTVLANTNDQQGVAVPSLGFTGVNFWFSGTVGALVASNPCSVLISEKSDGTAVICVSDPMRMQTSLTLTWNRAVSAVISKPSTVTSATTGASLKLTFADLSTTKGATRKVTVRLG; translated from the coding sequence ATGACGACTCGTTGGTCACGTCGCGGCTTTCTCGCCGCAAGCACCGGCACCGCTGTCGCGCTCGGCCTGTCCGTTCGGGCGAGCGCCTCGCCTCCGTCCGCCGTAACGGCCGCGGAGGCGGACGAGTTCGCGACCCTGCGGCAGAAGTGGCGCACGCTCCTGCTGGGCGAGGGGTTCAGTCCCACGTCCGAACCGTTCAAGAGCCGACTCGCCGAACTGGGCAGCACCGCGAGCCAGTTGCAGTCCTCGATGGCCCCGGCTGCCGGTTCCCTGTGGCCGGACCTGGTGTACGCCGACCCGGAACCCGACACCGATCAGGAGTCCTACGGCTACTCCGGCAACATGAACGCAAGCTACAACCGGATCAGCACGCTCGCCCAGGCGTACTCCCAGCAGGGCACGGGACTGACGGGCGACACCGGGCTCAGGGACGCGATCCTCACCGGGCTGGACCACCTCCACTTTGAGGTCTACAACGCGAGCCAGACCCGGTACGGCAACTGGTACAGCTGGCAGATCGGTGCCCCGCAGGCGCTGCTGGACGTCTGTGTGCTGATGTACGACCAGCTGTCGGCGGAGCAAATCGCCGACCATGTCGCCGCGGTGGACCATTTCGTGCCCGACTCGGCGGTCGCCGGCTACTCCGGCACCAGCACCGGGGCCAACCGCGTCGCCCTGTGCCGGGTGCTGGCGCTGCGCGGCATCGTCGGTGCGAACTCCGCGAAGGTCGCGCTGGCGAGGGATGCCCTGTCCCCCGTCTTCCCGTACGTCACCGGCGGGGACGGGCTCTACGCGGACGGGTCGTTCGTCCAGCACACGACCGTGCCGTACACGGGCTCGTACGGTTCGGTCCTGCTCGGCGGGCTCGGGATGCTGTTCGCGCTGCTGGCCGGGTCGAGCTGGGAGGTCACCGACGCGAACCGGCAGATCGTGTTCGACGCGGTGGAGAAGGCGTGGGCGCCGTTCCTCTACAACGGGCTGGTGATGGACGGCGTGTCGGGCCGGGCGATCAGCCGGGGGCTGTCCGCGTCCGACACGAAACAGATCCAGCAGGACGATCACTTGCGTGGTCATCCGATCCTCGCGTCGATCGTTCTGCTCGGTCAGGGCGCCAGTGCGACGGAGAACGCTCGCTGGCGCGGTCTGGTCAAAGGGTGGCTGCAGCGCGACTACTACAGCCCGCCGATGAGCAATCGGTCGATCGGTCTCACGGGCCTGGCCCGCCTCAAGTCGGTCCTGGACGACACATCGATCACTTCGGTCGCCGAGCCGACCGGCCACCGCCTGTTCACCAACATGGCCCGGGCCACGCACCGCAGACCGGGCTGGGCGGCCTCCCTCAGCATGGCCGACCGGCGGATCACGTACTACGAGACCGGCAACGGCGAGAACCTGCGCGGCTGGCACACCGGTTCCGGAATGCTCTACTGGTGGGGCGACACGTTCGGCAACGGCCAGTACAGCGACGCGTTCTGGCCCACCGTCGACCCGTACCGGCTGCCCGGCACCACCGTCTCGCGCAAGGTGCTCGCGGACGCGGCCGGCGGCGACTGGGGCGCGTCCCTGCCGGACGTGAACTGGGTGGGCGGGGCCACGGACGGTCAGCGGGCGGCGGTCGGGCAGTACCTCAAGGGCCTGCAGTCCACGCTGCTGGCGAAGAAGTCGTGGTTCTTCCTGGACGACACCGTCGTCTGCCTCGGCGCCGGCATCAGGTGCACCGACGGCACGGCGGTGGAGTCGACGATCGAGAACCGCAACCTCGGCCCCACCGGCGCCACCCCCTTCGTCGTCGACGGCACCACCAAGCCCGCCACCTACCCCTGGTCGGCGACGCTCAGGGGCGCCGCCTGGGCGCACATCGGCGGACACGGTGGCTATGTGTTCCCCGGCGGGGCGAGCGTCAAGGCACTGCGGGACGCGCGGGACGGCCGGTGGAGCGACATCAACAAGGGGGGCTCCACGACGGTCCTGAACCGCAAGTACCTGACAATGTACGTCGACCACGGCACTGACCCGACGGACAACACCTACGCCTATCTGCTCATGCCGGGTGCGACGGCCGCCCAGACCCAGGCCCGCGCCGCCGCGACGACCTGGCTGACCGTCCTCGCCAACACGAACGACCAGCAAGGCGTGGCCGTGCCCTCGCTCGGCTTCACCGGCGTCAACTTCTGGTTCAGTGGCACGGTCGGAGCGCTCGTCGCGAGCAACCCGTGCTCCGTGCTGATCAGCGAGAAGTCCGACGGTACGGCGGTGATCTGTGTGAGCGATCCGATGCGGATGCAGACGAGCCTGACGCTCACCTGGAACCGTGCCGTGTCCGCGGTGATCTCCAAGCCGTCCACCGTGACCTCGGCGACGACCGGCGCCTCACTGAAGCTGACCTTCGCGGACCTGAGCACGACGAAGGGCGCGACGCGGAAGGTCACCGTCCGGTTGGGGTGA
- a CDS encoding ROK family transcriptional regulator encodes MAETPRLTESASAVFAVLAEAGSATRPQLASLAGLSKPTVSSAVAELESARLAAHSGTASGGTGRSAAVYGLGPAAGAVLAVDLGPSLTRVRGCALDGTLLAQAIGSREEAADVVREALVALPAGAPLRTVVVAVGDVTAREKEGARMRPATAKAGPVFDAMAVALPPGVPVHLENNVNCAALAELHEGAARGRRTFGYLRIGVGIGLGIVVGGQVLRGANGAAGELARLPYPWDDGREPRHEALEEYIGARSLLRRAAEAWPDEDGPCPRTAEQLFALAGEGRAAARSVIGRHAADIGRLAAAVTAVLDPGLIVLGGSTGADPQVLPGVRAELARLSWPTEVVSSTVGDLGTVVGAARLAVSRGVQTVTDAAGSKD; translated from the coding sequence GTGGCGGAAACCCCCCGCCTGACCGAGAGCGCAAGCGCGGTCTTCGCCGTGCTCGCCGAGGCGGGCAGCGCGACCCGGCCGCAGCTCGCGAGCCTGGCCGGCCTGTCCAAGCCCACCGTGTCCTCCGCCGTCGCGGAGCTGGAGAGCGCCCGGCTCGCCGCCCACTCCGGCACCGCCTCCGGCGGCACGGGCCGTTCCGCCGCCGTGTACGGTCTCGGCCCGGCCGCCGGGGCCGTGCTCGCCGTCGACCTCGGCCCCTCCCTGACCCGGGTGCGCGGCTGCGCCCTGGACGGCACCCTGCTGGCCCAGGCCATCGGGAGCCGGGAGGAGGCAGCCGACGTCGTGCGCGAGGCGCTCGTCGCGCTGCCCGCCGGCGCACCGCTGCGCACTGTCGTGGTCGCCGTCGGTGACGTCACCGCACGGGAGAAGGAGGGCGCCCGCATGCGCCCCGCCACGGCCAAGGCCGGCCCCGTCTTCGACGCCATGGCCGTCGCCCTGCCGCCAGGCGTTCCCGTCCACCTCGAGAACAACGTCAACTGCGCCGCGCTCGCCGAACTGCACGAGGGCGCCGCGCGCGGCCGGCGCACCTTCGGCTACCTGCGCATCGGCGTCGGTATCGGCCTCGGCATCGTGGTCGGCGGGCAGGTGCTGCGCGGAGCCAACGGCGCCGCCGGTGAGCTGGCCCGGCTGCCCTACCCCTGGGACGACGGCCGTGAGCCGCGCCACGAGGCCCTGGAGGAGTACATCGGCGCCCGCTCGCTCCTGCGGCGCGCGGCCGAGGCCTGGCCGGACGAGGACGGGCCCTGCCCGCGTACCGCCGAGCAGCTCTTCGCCCTGGCCGGGGAGGGCCGGGCCGCGGCCCGCTCCGTGATCGGCCGCCATGCCGCGGACATCGGCCGCCTCGCCGCCGCCGTGACCGCCGTACTGGACCCGGGACTGATCGTGCTCGGCGGCAGCACCGGCGCGGACCCGCAGGTGCTGCCGGGTGTGCGGGCGGAACTCGCCCGGCTGAGCTGGCCCACCGAAGTGGTCAGCAGCACGGTCGGGGACCTCGGCACGGTCGTGGGCGCCGCCCGGCTCGCGGTCTCCCGAGGAGTCCAAACCGTGACCGATGCCGCGGGGTCGAAGGATTGA